The nucleotide sequence AGAGTTCGACAGACTTCGTAAGGTCCTTGCCGCTTTCCACGACCTCGGGCAGGTACAGCCAGTCGCATTCGACGATCGTGTGGTCGGGCGCCAGTGGGAACATCCGGTGAATAATCACGTGATCGGGAACCAGGTTGATGAAGACCTGTGGGCGGACAGTGACCGCGTAGTAACGCCGGTCCTGCTCCTCCGTCACATTGGGAATCCGGTCCAGCCCCTCAGAGCCGTCAACGGTGAAGCCCTTCACCTCCTCGCCGAAGAGAGCACCGTGGCCGACGAAGAACTGTGCGGCTAACCCATCGGCGAACTCCGGGAGTACTTCGGTGAGCTCGGGATGAATGGTCGCGCAGTGGTAGCACTCCATGAAGTTCTCGATGATGAGCTTCCAGTTGGCCTTGACGTCATACGTGATGCGCTTGCCCAGTTCGAGGTTTTCAACACCGTAGTGCTCGAGTGACTCCGCGTCGCCGAGGCGTGTTCGCACGTCATTGATGACCGTGTCGTCGAATGAGGGCGCTTCCGCCGCGAGGCACACCCAAATGTATCCGAGCCACTCGCGCACATGCACTTTGCGGAGCCCGTACTCAGTGCGGTCGATGTCGGGCATGCTGGTGAGGTTAGGTGCAGCGATGAGCTTGCCCTCGAAGTCGTACGTCCACGCGTGATATGGGCACTGAAAGGAACGCTTGGCCTCACCGGACTCTGCGGTGCAGAGCTTCGCGCCCCGGTGACGGCAGATGTTGAAGAAGGCGCGCGCCTCACCTTTTCGCGAGCGCGTGACGAGAATGCTCTCGCGGCCAACCTGCACGGTCTTAAAGGCGCCCGGCCTGGCAATGTCAGCGGAGCGGACGGCGCAGAACCACAGCTGCTCGAAGATAAGTGCCTGCTCGCGGGCGAACATTTCGCTGTCCGAGTAGGCCGAGCCTGGGAGGGTAGGGAGGAGGCTATTCGGGAGGGTTTTAGCCGCTGAGGTCGCTGGGGCCCCTGTGGTCGCTGGAGAGTCGGTGACGGTCATGCTAGTGCTCCTTGCAGAATGAATGGCTGAGGAAAACAGAACGGCTAAAAGGCTGATTTCACGACGGGATGTCCACTAGGACACGACTGCAAGCCACGTCGCCTGCAACTGCTCGCTCCGCCGACTCGACAACATTTGTCAGCAACATGGCCCGGGTCATGGGCCCCACGCCCCCGGGCATTGGTGCAATGAATCCGGCCACCTGTGCGACGTCGGGGTGCACGTCGCCTACTAGTCCATCCGCGGTGCGCGTAATCCCCACGTCGAGCACAGCAGCCCCCGGCTTCACCATCTCTGGCGTGATCATGTGGCCGTTGCCGGCGGCAGCGATCACGATGTCAGCAGCACGGACCTCGCGGGCCAGGTCTGACGTGCCGGTGTGGCACAGGGTGACAGTGGCGTTCTCGCTCCGCCTGGTCAGAAGCAGGCCGAGTGGCCGGCCGACGGTGACTCCCCTCCCGACAACACATACCTTCGCGCCGTTAACGGTGACGCCGTAGCGTCGGAGGAGTTCGACGATGCCACGTGGTGTGCAGGGCAGGGAGCCAGGTATGCCGAGCACGAGCCGGCCGAGGCTGACCGGAGCCAGACCGTCCGCGTCCTTTTCGGGGAGAATGTGCTGCAGCGCCTCGTTGCCGTCCAGAGCCTGCGGAAGTGGGAGCTGCACGATGAACCCATTGCAGCGTGGGTCCTCGTTCATCCTGGCGACGGCGGCAAGGACTTCTCCCTGGGTGGCATCCGCCGGGAGGTCTTCGCGGAGGGAGACGATACCCACCTGTGCGCAGTCGCGGTGCTTGCCCGCGACGTAAGCCGCACTGCCGGGGTCATTGCCGACCAGTACTGTGCCGAGCCCAGGGCGCAGGCCGTGTTCGGCGAGCGCGGATACCCGAACTCGCAAGTCCGCCCGGATGGCTTCGGCGGTTGCTTTGCCGTCGAGAAGCACGGCGCTCATAGCTCTCCTAGCTTGGTCATGGGTACGTGACGATCAGCCACGGAGTCGGGTCATCTTTGGATCGAAGAGCGGTTCGGCGGTGACGACGGCACGTATGCGGCGGCCAAAGTAGCCGATCTCGACCTCAGTGCCTGGTGTGGCGGCCTCCGTGGGCAGCCACGCGTAGGCGATGCCCTTGTTGATGGTGTAGCCGTAGGCAGCGCTGGTTACATAGCCGACTGGGCGATCATTCAGGAACACCGGTTCCTTGCCTGCCACGACATCGACGTGGTTGTCGATCGTTAAGCACGCGAGAGTGCGAGTCTGGTTTTCTTTGCGGCGGAGCAAAGCGTCACGGCCGATGAAGTCACCCTTGTCGAGCTTCACCGCAAAGCCCACGCCGGCCTCGTACGGGTCGTGTTCGAAGGTCATGTCTGTGCCGAAGGAGCGGTAGCCCTTTTCGAGGCGGAGACTGTTGAATGCGCCGCGGCCAGCGGCGATGATTCCGTGGTTCTGACCCGCCTCCCAGAGGGTGTCCCAGAGGCGAAGGCCCAGGTCGGCCGTGGTGTAGAGCTCCCACCCGAGTTCACCGACGTAAGAGAGGCGCATCGCGGTGACCGGGACGTTGCCGATGTTGATCTGAGCGGCACGGAAGAACTTCAGACCGGTGTTGGTCAGGTCCGCATCGGTGAGCTGGCTGAGGACCTCGCGAGCCTTGGGCCCCCACAGGCCGATACAGCAGGTTCCCGGGGTGATATCGGTGACGGTGACCGACCCGTCCTGAGGCAGGAACCGGTGGAACCAGTTGGTGTCGAGCGCGCCGTTGGCGCCGACCTGGTAGTGATGCTCGCCGAGGCGCGCGATGGTGACGTCGCTGCGGATGCCTCCGTCGTGATCGAGCAGCAGTGTGTAGGTGACCGAACCGATGGACTTGTCGATGGTGCCGGTCGTCAGTCGCTGCAGGAATGCGGTGGCGCCGGAGCCGGTCACGGTGAGGCGCTTGAGAGCGGTCATGTCGTACATCGCGACACTGTCGCGGGTCGCCTGCGCCTCCGCGCCGACGATGGGTGACCAGTACCGCGCCGCCCAGTCATTTGGCTGCGGCACCTGAAAACGGTCTAGGAGATCCTTGTTGGAGTTGTACCAATGCGGGCGCTCCCAGCCCGTCGCTGGCAGGAAGAACGCGTCGAGTTCCTGCTGCCGCGGATAGAACGGTGACGTGCGGATGCCGCGCGGCGAGTCCATCGGCTGAAGCGGATGGAGAATGTCGTACACCTCGACGAAGTTCTGGCAGTCACGCTCGAGGACGAACTCGGGTAATAGCTGAAAGTCTTCGAATCGATTCAGTTCGCACTCGTGCAGGTCGAAGCTTGAGCTGTAGCCGTTGGCCAGCCACTCTGCCATCGCACGGCCGACGCCCGCAGAGTGCGTCACCCACACGGCCTCGGCGACCCAGAACCCCGACACGTCCTGCGACTCGCCGAGCAGCGGCATGCCATCGGGAGTGAAGGAGAACACTCCGTTGATGCCCTCCTCGATCTTCGCCTCAGTCGTCGACGGAAGAAGCGCCTGGGTTTCCTCCCAGGCCGGCCCGAAATCACTAGGGGTGAATTCGAGCACCGAGGGCATGACCGCGGCATCGTCGACCGAAAGTAAGCCGTTGGCGTCGATGGGCATCGGTCGGTGGCCGTAATAGCCGATAGCGAGCTGATCGTATCGGTCGCGGAAGTAGAGGTCCGCGTCCTGGTGGCGCAGCGCGGGACGCACTGCTTCGTCGGTCTGGCCGGCCAGCGCTGGGATTGACCCGGTCCACGCGAGCTGGTGGGCGAGCGGTGTGAGCGGCAGGTTCATGCCGACCAGGGCGGCGACTTTAGGGCCCCAGATACCAGCGCAGCATACGACGACGTCGGCCGGGATCTCGCCGTGGTTGGTGACCACTCCGACGACTTTGCCGTTCTCGACGGTGATGTCGAGGACCTCGTGGCGCGGCAGCATTCTCACACCGCGGCTCATTGCCCGCTCGATCTGAGCCTCGACCGCCCACAAGGCTTTGGCCAGGCCATCGGTCGGGCAGTGGAGGCCGCCAAGCACCCGCGTGCCGTCGAGCAGTGGGTGGAGTTCGACGCAGCGGTCCGCGTCGACGACCTCGGCCTCGACGCCCCACGATGTCAGCCAGCCGTGCCGACGGTGGATTTCCGCCATCCGCTCCGGTGTCGTCGCAACTTCAAGACCGCCGACCTGGAGAAAGCACGACTCGCCCTGGTGCTCGAGCGCGACGAACTTCTCGACGGTATAGCGGGCGAGGTCGGTCATGGCTTTCGAGCCATTCGCCTGAAATACAACGCCCGGTGCGTGGGAGGTGGACCCACCCGTGGCAGGGAAGTCGCCCTGATCGACGACGACGATATCTGTCCAGCCTAGGGCTGACAGCTCGTCAGCGATGGCTGCCCCTACGACTCCGGCGCCGATGATGACCGTCCGACGTCCGCTCATTACGAGCCTCCTGTTGCGTATCTTGCGCGAAGTTGCGATAGAGGCAACAATGCCGAATGTGGGAGCGTGGCGTCAAGAGGAATCGCGTGACGAATTCTGACGAGTTCCCGACCGCCCGCATGGCGGTGGTTCGGTCCGCCGGACGGCCATGCGGAACCCTTGGACGGGAGGTAACC is from Hoyosella subflava DQS3-9A1 and encodes:
- a CDS encoding aromatic ring-hydroxylating oxygenase subunit alpha; this encodes MTVTDSPATTGAPATSAAKTLPNSLLPTLPGSAYSDSEMFAREQALIFEQLWFCAVRSADIARPGAFKTVQVGRESILVTRSRKGEARAFFNICRHRGAKLCTAESGEAKRSFQCPYHAWTYDFEGKLIAAPNLTSMPDIDRTEYGLRKVHVREWLGYIWVCLAAEAPSFDDTVINDVRTRLGDAESLEHYGVENLELGKRITYDVKANWKLIIENFMECYHCATIHPELTEVLPEFADGLAAQFFVGHGALFGEEVKGFTVDGSEGLDRIPNVTEEQDRRYYAVTVRPQVFINLVPDHVIIHRMFPLAPDHTIVECDWLYLPEVVESGKDLTKSVELFHRVNQQDFEACERCQAATDSRVYADGGVLVPSEHHIAEFHNWVLESVKSGA
- a CDS encoding bifunctional methylenetetrahydrofolate dehydrogenase/methenyltetrahydrofolate cyclohydrolase encodes the protein MSAVLLDGKATAEAIRADLRVRVSALAEHGLRPGLGTVLVGNDPGSAAYVAGKHRDCAQVGIVSLREDLPADATQGEVLAAVARMNEDPRCNGFIVQLPLPQALDGNEALQHILPEKDADGLAPVSLGRLVLGIPGSLPCTPRGIVELLRRYGVTVNGAKVCVVGRGVTVGRPLGLLLTRRSENATVTLCHTGTSDLAREVRAADIVIAAAGNGHMITPEMVKPGAAVLDVGITRTADGLVGDVHPDVAQVAGFIAPMPGGVGPMTRAMLLTNVVESAERAVAGDVACSRVLVDIPS
- a CDS encoding GcvT family protein, translating into MSGRRTVIIGAGVVGAAIADELSALGWTDIVVVDQGDFPATGGSTSHAPGVVFQANGSKAMTDLARYTVEKFVALEHQGESCFLQVGGLEVATTPERMAEIHRRHGWLTSWGVEAEVVDADRCVELHPLLDGTRVLGGLHCPTDGLAKALWAVEAQIERAMSRGVRMLPRHEVLDITVENGKVVGVVTNHGEIPADVVVCCAGIWGPKVAALVGMNLPLTPLAHQLAWTGSIPALAGQTDEAVRPALRHQDADLYFRDRYDQLAIGYYGHRPMPIDANGLLSVDDAAVMPSVLEFTPSDFGPAWEETQALLPSTTEAKIEEGINGVFSFTPDGMPLLGESQDVSGFWVAEAVWVTHSAGVGRAMAEWLANGYSSSFDLHECELNRFEDFQLLPEFVLERDCQNFVEVYDILHPLQPMDSPRGIRTSPFYPRQQELDAFFLPATGWERPHWYNSNKDLLDRFQVPQPNDWAARYWSPIVGAEAQATRDSVAMYDMTALKRLTVTGSGATAFLQRLTTGTIDKSIGSVTYTLLLDHDGGIRSDVTIARLGEHHYQVGANGALDTNWFHRFLPQDGSVTVTDITPGTCCIGLWGPKAREVLSQLTDADLTNTGLKFFRAAQINIGNVPVTAMRLSYVGELGWELYTTADLGLRLWDTLWEAGQNHGIIAAGRGAFNSLRLEKGYRSFGTDMTFEHDPYEAGVGFAVKLDKGDFIGRDALLRRKENQTRTLACLTIDNHVDVVAGKEPVFLNDRPVGYVTSAAYGYTINKGIAYAWLPTEAATPGTEVEIGYFGRRIRAVVTAEPLFDPKMTRLRG